A region from the Pelodiscus sinensis isolate JC-2024 chromosome 11, ASM4963464v1, whole genome shotgun sequence genome encodes:
- the CAMKV gene encoding caM kinase-like vesicle-associated protein isoform X2, which yields MPFGCVTLGDKKDYNQPSEVTDRYDLGQVIKTEEFCEIFRAKEKATGKLYTCKKFLKRDGRKVRKAAKNEIIILKMVKHPNILQLVDVYVTRKEYFIFLELATGREVFDWILDQGYYSERDTSNVIRQVLEAVAYLHSLKIVHRNLKLENLVYYNRLKNSKIVISDFHLAKLENGLIKEPCGTPEYLAPEVVGRQRYGRPVDCWAIGVIMYILLSGNPPFYEEVEEDDYENHDKNLFRKILAGDYEFDPPYWDDISQAAKELVTRLMEVDQDQRITAEEAISHEWISGNAASDKNIKEGVCAQIEKNFARAKWKKAVRVTTLMKRLRAPEQAEPARPPPPAAATSDSAASPAPAAAPQPTAAATPDSTATTQGAPPTCNGEEATAPSASPEARTEESG from the exons ggaggAATTCTGCGAAATATTCCGGGCCAAAGAGAAGGCGACGGGAAAGCTCTATACATGCAAGAAGTTCCTGAAGAGAGACGGGCGGAAGGTGCGGAAGGCGGCCAAGAATGAGATCATCATCCTGAAAAT GGTGAAGCACCCCAACATCCTGCAGCTGGTGGATGTGTACGTCACCCGCAAGGAGTACTTCATCTTCCTAGAGCT GGCCACAGGCCGGGAGGTGTTCGACTGGATCCTGGACCAGGGTTATTACTCGGAGCGGGACACCAGCAATGTCATCCGCCAGGTGCTGGAGGCCGTCGCTTACCTGCATTCGCTCAAGATTGTGCACAGGAACCTCAAG CTGGAGAACCTGGTGTATTACAACCGCCTGAAGAACTCCAAGATAGTGATCAGCGACTTCCACCTGGCCAAGCTAGAGAACGGCCTCATCAAGGAGCCCTGCGGCACCCCAGAGTATCTCG CTCCGGAGGTGGTGGGGCGCCAGCGGTACGGCCGGCCTGTGGACTGCTGGGCGATCGGTGTCATCATGTACATCCT GCTGTCAGGGAACCCGCCCTTTTacgaggaggtggaggaggacgACTACGAGAACCACGACAAGAACCTGTTCCGCAAGATCCTGGCCGGCGACTACGAATTCGACCCCCCCTACTGGGATGACATCTCGCAGGCGG CCAAGGAGCTGGTGACCCGCCTGATGGAGGTGGACCAGGACCAGAGGATCACAGCCGAAGAAGCCATCTCCCACGAGTG GATTTCTGGCAACGCCGCCTCAGATAAGAACATCAAGGAGGGCGTGTGTGCTCAGATCGAGAAGAACTTTGCCAGGGCCAAGTGGAAG aaaGCCGTGCGAGTCACCACGCTCATGAAGCGGCTCCGGGCGCCCGAGCAGGCAGAGCCGGCCCGGCCGCCCCCGCCTGCTGCCGCCACGTCGGACAGTGCCGCCTCGCCGGCCCCCGCTGCCGCCCCGCAGCCCACGGCCGCCGCCACGCCCGACAGCACGGCCACGACGCAGGGCGCCCCGCCCACCTGCAACGGAGAAGAAGCCAcggcccccagcgccagccccgaGGCCAGGACCGAGGAGAGCGGCTGA